In Edaphobacter paludis, a single window of DNA contains:
- a CDS encoding energy transducer TonB, whose protein sequence is MAVSFRSSRPLLVVGSLFLCAGAAFAGNVHRAVVTRVAPSYPELARRMHVGGTVVLMVTVQPDGAVSKTKVESGHPLLAAAAEDAVKRWRFEPGSDTSESEVEVNFKSDIQ, encoded by the coding sequence TTGGCAGTCTCATTCCGATCTTCCCGTCCCCTTCTCGTCGTAGGAAGTCTCTTCCTCTGCGCCGGAGCCGCCTTTGCCGGCAATGTTCATCGAGCCGTAGTTACGCGGGTCGCTCCCAGCTATCCAGAGCTCGCCCGCCGCATGCATGTAGGCGGAACGGTTGTTCTCATGGTCACCGTTCAGCCCGATGGCGCCGTCTCCAAAACAAAGGTCGAGTCCGGCCATCCGCTGCTCGCCGCCGCGGCAGAGGACGCGGTCAAACGCTGGCGCTTCGAACCGGGCTCCGATACCTCTGAATCCGAGGTCGAAGTCAACTTCAAAAGCGACATTCAGTAG